The sequence GTGTATACCCAAAGGATCAGAGCACAGTCCTGggtgaaataatttctcttgaCATCAACAATCCGGTCTTCTCTGAAAAATAAGCCCTCCTGAGGAAGATGGATGAGAATTATATTGGCCTTGGCATCCTAGGAAAATACCTCTGAGGGAAGGCTGAGCTGAAAACCTCGGGTGTCACTCGTGGAAGTCCCAGTGCTTGCAGGTGTGACGGAACAACAGACCCTGCTTCTAGCACTGGCCAGTGGTGAACAAAACTGATTAAACAGGAGAGAGGGGAAGTGCATCAGTGCTCCTTCCCCACTACGTTGCAGAAGTACCAGCTATGGACATCATGAGAAGCCTCAGCTGGAGAAGACTCAGTTTGCTAACCCAGTTGTGTTTCCAGTAGTGTGCTCAAGTGGAGGGGCAGTGTTCACTGCCTTGCGAGGCGTGGGGCTGCCCCGCAGCCTGGCAAAGCCCTGACAGGTTTGGAAAGGCAGCAGGGTCGTGTCAGACTGATGCACATGTGACTGTGTTGGAAGGAAGCCAGGGGAAATGATATCCAGGATGTCAATCCAAGAACCTCACCCTTGTTAGCAGAAAGCTCCTCACTGCAGAGTTGGCCCTGTTGTATTTGCAGTTTCTGTGTTGCAAGCTTAGCTTTTAAATAGGAGTATAATGaatagaaaatactgaaatgcaaGGGGATCCCCTGAAAATTATGATCATTTCAGCATTCGTCAAAGTTATCCTAAGAAGCTCCTTCTAAACCCACGCAGCTGTTTCACAAAACCAGATGCATTTTAATAGTAGCTTAAAAAGGAGTGGAAATTATTCCTGCCGCTGCGCAAACCACTGCATGTGCACACGCAGGCTCGCTGCCTGAGTAGTATGTTTAGCAGAGGCAGTGGTGGAGGATGATATATGATGTGACATTAAACTGAGCTgcaaactaaaaaaatattactgctgGGACTGAAACAGTTGCAGTTTCAAGCCAGGTGGGGTAGGAACTGATAAGCATAGGCCTGGCCTTCATCCTTCACTTAAAAGTCAGCGTAAGAATATAGTAATGAAATAGCCTGGTTGGAGTTTCCCAAGTGCTGCAGTAgtttttaaaccttttaaaaattgcatcAGAATGAAAGCTGTGCAGTTCCAGTGGATGATGCTTTTGTGACAGCAAAATAAGCTTTACTTAACTCCTCctcctaatttatttattttaattgcttttctagaaaaaaataagcctgCTCTTAAATATCTCCATGCTGAATTCGCACAGTAAATATtatactcagaaaaaaagggGACTCAAGAAGGAATGAGTTTTTCAGCTACGTCAACACTGTGTAAACTGAGTACAacggaggaaaaaaagaaaagcctgtgtGATGATGCGTTAGTTTCTTAAATAATGTGTCAGGTAAGCATTTTTgtttaacaattattttatcaaaatttaTCAACCATATTTCTCTAAGCTGACATAATTAGAACTAGGAAATGTAATAGCGGTATGTTAAGATGTACTTTTGCAACAGGAGGGACAGCCTGCACCCAAACTAGAACAGTTAACCACAGGAGTAGTCTGACCAGGCAGAGTAGTCAGGAACTGCTTAACGCTAAGCTTTGTGCTTGATGCTGGATCCAGGTTAAGTGAAGTACGTGAGGCAGAGAAGTCGATTCTAGATCAGTTTGGACTCCAGCTGCTACTGAAAGGGTGTCTCTCAGAGcgtgaacaaatatttttggttttctcttCCTAAACATAATCACCAAATGGTAATCACTCCTCCGGAAAGCTGATCAACTGACACCAAGATTCAGCTTGATTTGAAAGGGTGCTCAGGAAGCAAAGTGTAACTGACTCCATGGGGCACGTTGATAAAACCTAGAAAAAAATTTCCCCATGCGTGACAGAAACTAATACCTCTGCAACAACACTGATGCTGTCGAGTATACACACAGACTTTCCTCTGATTTTAGGGGAAAGCAAAAATttggttttaaagtttttttgttttttttttttttaataaacttgtGGGTAAAGTTCTTCCAAAGTGCTTTCCAGATCTGATATCCACACCAAACTGCCCTGGCTCCTTGCCACCTTCACTTTTGATATCACACTCAGACGAAGAACAGCCTCTCTTAACATAATTCCCCTGCCTAACAGTCTTACAGTGTTCAAACTCCAAAAAAGAACACTCACAGTGCTCTAACTCACTAAAAATGCTGAACTTCTAAATCCTCACCTTTTTCTCATGTTCTGATATCAGTAGAAAGAATAAAGGCAGTTAATACAAGACATTACAGACTGTAATTAAGCTATacagaatttaaattatttgagaaaatatttttgtatgtgttcaCCTAGGTGGAAGTTTCATCTAAAATCTGAACATGCCTCTCAAGGATTTTGAATTACTTTAATCTGGCTGACCTGGCCTAAACTTCTAAGGAATGATTTTTTGCAAGTGCATCCATAATGTACAGGATTTGCACTTCCTCTTCTTACTCGGGCAAGTAAAGGCAGTCTGGCATTCATAGGACTCACTACATGTCCACATCTTGAAAGATGCTCTCGTATTTTGTGTAGTCAGGACAAATGCTAGACCATTAATAATGTGATTAGACTAGCATATTTTCAGGCATGTTTCAAAGcttcattttacaaataaataccaCGGGAAATACACTTCAATTTAATTTGCTCATACAATGACCGTACTTTAGAACAAGAGATTGTTCCGAAACTCTAAATTTCTACTGTGAGGGTATCACAAAATTAGGTGAAACACATGTTGCATAAAAGAGCAGACACACCAACTCCTGCTCCCATACTAGCACAGAATCTTGAGAAGCGGACAGAAGCTGTACTTCCCAAAGAAAATAGTTCTGAGATTTCTATCTTAAACAAAATTTTGCTATGATTTCAGACACACCAAATACACACCTTTACCTCAAAGCTCAATGAAGCACACCTCTGCTTTCATGGCTGTGGAGACCATGAGCATGCTGAGCTGTGTTCTTGGGAAGGTCAAGTACCAAGCTTCCCTTTGTCCTCTCCCACCAtagcaaaaactatttttaatttcagctatTACAAGTCCTTTTCCCAAGGAGCTCCATGACACCTGAGCAGCTTTTGTATGATCTATGGTAGGAAGATAGAAAGCAGACGCAATGGCTTTGGTTACACTGGAAGATTTGCATAGCATAGAAGGTTGTAGCTTCTGTGTTTTCCAGTAGAGCATTTTCCTTGCCCTTGAAAAGACAATTCGCATTCCAAACATGGATAATAATTTGACCCACTAGGTTATGGAGAATCATTTAACCTCTGGAAAACCAAAGTTAAAAATTCAGGGATTTCTGTGGCCTGAACAACCCTACCAGCATTCTGTAAAGGTTAATTTTTGCAATTTCTCAGATGCACTTTCAGCTCATTCCAAAATGAAGGTGATTTGTAAATAATAGCTTACAGACTATttttctactgtatttttaGATAGAGAAATTAAGAGATAGAACGGTAATTTGCACCAGATTGTCAGGAAAGAGCCTTTGTATTGAGGCAGATTCCCATGACGGTTGGGCTTTTACAGAGACAGCTCTTCAGCTAAGTAGTTGAAGTGATAGTGGTGTTAACACAGCAAACATTGAGGGCACACAGAGATAAATTTGCTTGCTTGACCCAGTAGTCAATAATGATGCAAAGCGACAAAAGACTTAAAGATGGATTTGATTAAGATAAATTTGCAAACATAAGTCCTCTCCTTTTGGAAACAGTCCTGAGGTACTTATAAATAAGCAAATGGGGAGCTGGCAGCATTGCCAGTCAAAGGTGATGAGCTCACTCCTAAGGCTTGAAATGGATAAATGTAGCTTCCTTTAAAGCCGTAATGGTTCTCTACACTTTCACATTAGAGTAGTGCCTTGGCTGcttataaaaaaatcaaaaaaaataacaaaaccacaacacctATAATGCTAATTGGTTCAAATGATGACTAAGGCAAAAATTTGTAGAGTCTGTAAAACTCAGGGTCCTTTCACTAACATTTGCGAACTGTGtgttctcttcctctctttttcccccacaCACTTACTGTACTGTTTATTTAACAATTTAAGGATTTTGGAGAACTCAACcctaaaattttatttacacaaaACTCCTCTTAGTAtcactgaaaaattaacatctaaacattttattaaaaaaaaaaaaaagaaaaatagataacCTGATCTTTTTGATGTACTCGTACAAAGTCTGCTTCTGTCATCTCAAAACATATAAATACCTCAGCTAAAAAAGTTATGGGAATCAGTAATCTATTatcaactttatttttaactttgccTGGCTTTGACTTTCATgtcatttggggaaaaaaacaaaaaaaaattcccctCCCTCTGGTATATTTAGTGTTACACCATACAATTTATAGCGACTCCAGATGGAAAAGGCTTACCCTCACTTGTTTGCTAGCATGAAGATAAATATAGTCCCCATTTCcggagaaataaaaacaactattCCTCCaaaacactttaattttattttcaaattcattttcccATACTTTTCTGAAAGTAGcagcttcttctgcttcttaATGATGAGGAATCATTAAAATACTTAGTTCGAATTCTTTCAAAATACCAAACACAATAAAACTAAGAAAACCAGGAAAGACACATGAAGacataaaatagtaataaaagtGTGAAAATTATACAATATCTagtaagtttttatttttataaaatgaatatttttaggCCCAATTCTAGACACAGGCTCAATTAATCTGACTTCATATACAGTTTTCCTTCTATTAGCACTAGAGGAAAAAGGCCTtggttaatattttttcattggcAGCAAGTAAGACCCCATCTTTATGTCTTATGGGTAGCTCTAACAAAATGAACTGGTCCCACTGGAAATAATGGAGAAATTTAAAGAAGAATTTCTTAAATTAACGCTCAAAGAGCTTTACACGAGAAATTAATATATGAAAGATATCATCTATTTATACTTTGTAAAACAAGGGGCTCTTCAACGCTGGTGCCGGCCATCCTTCCTGGTTCTGGAATTCTatctaaaaatgaaacagacaaaaatgttttcacacaTCTGGAGAACCAAACGTGTTACTTTCTACATTATGAACTTTGATATAGAATATCATCATAGGAAGCCCAAGCgactttataaatatattttttccatacaaCTGTATGAGATAAGAGCTTTGCATGACAAAAGATTAGATTGTAGACAGCTTCAAATCTGCTTTAGTAAATCAAtgaacagaaacatgaaattgCACAATCTGTATCAGGATACCCCAGTCTTTGCACCAGTTTATTGGAATAATTATTCAGCAACATAAGCAAGacaatttttaatatgaaaagcAAGATAGATGTTAGATACAAGACAGTGAACCTTGTGTAGATGAATGGACTTGAATACCTTAGTATGCACCCTAGTTAAAACAGCTAGGTAGTTagtattttaaacacatttcagGGAGTATTTTAAACCCACTTCAGCTTTTGTGTCTCTACTAACATTCCATAAACACAtgcaaaaagtaatttcagaCTATAGTAACTTAGaggttaaaaatattacaagtCAACTTTTATATGTTTGTTTAGTTAAAAGTGCAATGTGCTGTCATGCCTTATGATTAATCCTGTCTTGTAACCAACTCTAAGCAATTTATCCCTATGTGAAATTGTATTGGAGTCAACAGGGCAAGATGACCATGCACAAGTTCAATTTTGAAACCGAGGCACAAAGTTTTATTCAAAAATCTTGTCTAAGACTTCTCTATAGTACTGaatttatttacaaaagaaaGATAGGAATAAGAATTTTCTAACAAGAAAATTACAGTTACAGCAGTTTTGGCATTGAAATTTTACTTCTTCAGCCCCCCCTTCTGGCAGAAGGGTAACAATACTGTATCCATGAATTAAGAAAAGGTGCTTATTCCGTACTTTTCTCATGCTTCTTAGATGTTGTAATAATATCTCAGACctcagtttttttgttgttgttgttgtttttttgtttgtttgtttttacacaaaAGTAATAGATGATATTACTATTACTAGTAACATGATAGTACTCAATGGCCCAAATTCCCACAGAGTAGAAAGTGAAGTAATATGCCAAGCAGattcttttaaggaaaaaaaaataactactgATCCCTTTCATTCTATAACTTAGGCAGTATTAATACTAAACCAGCAAAGAGCAGaccagaaagggaaaaaaatctatcagTGTTCTACTGTTGAGAAGTGAAGTCAAAGTGAATTACATGCGTAGAAAACATTCATGCCCAAATGCAGAATTGAAAGCTAAAGAATTAAGAATGTTCTATAGAAATTAAGTTAGAACAGATGGGAAACAAAGAGATATGCCCactatttaatatattttactgaGAATTTTGGGTTAAATTCCTATATTAAATTCCCAATGTGATAAGACTATCTCTACCTTACCCTTTCCAAATTTGCAACAGCGTAAGAAGAACAATCTGGCCAGTTTAACTTTtaggaaaatgggaaaacaaattGGTAGATGAGTTTTGTGATACTGAGAATCAGGTTATTGATATATTCTGGACGTTACCAGCAACTGCAGCAGTAAATCTGTTTCTAAAAGCATAAATGGCATATCAGATATTCTACCATCTATTAATTAGCACAACTGTTCAATTtaaatgagttttcagtctttaagAGTCCAAAAGACTTAACAGAATAAAGCTAAATAATTCCCCTTCCCTTTAGTAGCTAACACATAGCTACAGCTACTGCAAGGTAACAGGAGCTTCACAGTACCTTGCACTGCTGAAAATTTATCCAGGTTTTGCCATctccaatttttaaaaatgcctttttaaataACGTATCTTTCCATATTAGAATGAAAGCTCAACTGCTGACACATTCGAAGACCAGTCGAGCATTTCTGAGGGCAATCAGGTTTGTATTCTGTACAAGCTGTCTCATTAGCTTACCAGCAGAAGAGAAGCAGGCCTAAAAGCTTGTTTAAGTTGGATGCTTATTCAAAGGAACATACAGAGCTAGTTTTAGAAATCAATTAATTGGATATAGTAGGccttttcttaaacaaataTACGAGCAACATTTAAGGTCAGGTCACAGAGTTCAATGGTATTTTGAGGTGTAAACACTGTTCtactgaagatttttatttttataaaaaaagtcTCAGTTCAAAACATTCCTTGCCCGGAGAAGGATGTACCCTGCGTCCATCTGCATGATTATGTAGTTATAGGCACAAGTATCTCATACAAAATCTAGTCGCAAACCAAACTTCTGCAAAAATGACTGCATTCCCACACCTACCTTTTTGATTTTGCTCAGTAGGTAGTTTGCCGAGGTTCTGCCTTGGATAACTCAGTAAAGACCCTTTCAGGATACTCTGGGTACTTTCTTCTTTACCACCACATAAGAAATGAGATATAATTCCATACAAGAGAGGTCTGCTCaagacagaaaagtaaaagcagcCAATGAAATATTGAGCACTAATAAAACCACCCTTTCCTCCTCAGTTCTTAGACCTTAATGTTCACTCTTAATGTATGTTCAGATGCCtctaattatttaaatacattatgCCAGGTGTAATTATATAAAGAAGCACAGACCTAAGCTCCCTCTGAAGACCACCGCTCTCCCAAAAAGTTTGCATTAAGAGACACTCTCAACTAAACTCCAGATCACTCCTGTAGGGTGAACCAGAGCATGCTTAGCACATGAACACAGAGCCACATTCCCACTGATGCAATACAGAGGATTGCACCGGAGCCCACAATACCACCGCATACCCCACACTTGACTTTTACTAAAAGCCTGAGGCAGATTCTTTGAGACCAAACTAAAGAGACCCATTGGACATGTTTATACCTGCTTAACACCCTATCTCATGAAATAGTTGTATCAGAACACTGTGAATTTATATCTAATCTCAGCATGTGCTATCTTTTTATTGCTCTACAAATCAACTTGCTGATACGCACAGAAcatgttttctgcttctgaCTGAAGGAAAGACTATAGCGCTAAGAGACTTGTTGTTTGGTATGCAAGTACACTAGCTGTAAAATGCATTCTATAGCACTTGTAGAATTACTCGTAGTTTGGAGTATGTTTGAAAATGGCCCTCTGTTTGACACTGTGAGTTTGAACCCAGCATATTAGCTGCATATAGGCATGTGATACAGTCACATTTCAGTTGGTGAGAACATTTATATGCGATTCACACAAACACTAAGGGGAAATATATGCAGAACAAAATACACTGTGCATTCCAAAATCAATCCTTACACTGATTTTGCATTTGCATCTTCAACGATGTTCAGCTCTTTGACAAGAAACTGTCTGTCCAAGGGCATTTCAGGCTGGCCAgcttctggaaaagaaatttCCCCACAATTCTTAagactggtaaaaaaaaaaaaaaaaaaaaaaaaaaaaaaaaaaaaaaaagcatcaccaGTTAACTTTTCGACACTACTCATGAGACTTCAAAAACATCAGACCACTCACCTCAGTTTCAGACTATTTCTCTCTAACCCTATACAGTAATTTCAGGGAACACAAGTATTACTGTTTCATactaatataatttaaaatggcATATTACCGGTTTAGTCTTCACTCTAAAGGTAGATCAGAAAAGTATTAAAGTTTACAGTATAAAGATGAATTAATCAGGCAAATAACTTCCTCTAAAGAAGTACTGTTGTTAAACTGATTCCATCCATTAACACATAATGTCTCCATTCCCTCTTCTCACTGAGATGAACCTTTGTGTCTGTAATTTTAATAGTATGAAAACGTCAAATTCTTATATAGCAAACGCAATTACCACATCTAAGCCCGATTACAAAACTGcaaatttcaaatacaaattagCAATAGGTACAAGCGTAACTACATGCCGTACCACCTAAATTATAGCTACCATTTAAATGTTGTAGCTCTCAGTTATTAGTATTTTAGCACAGCCAATAACAATTAACTGCTGTTGTTCAAAAATAGGGTCCTTCTTCATATCTT comes from Anas acuta chromosome 15, bAnaAcu1.1, whole genome shotgun sequence and encodes:
- the CEP20 gene encoding centrosomal protein 20 isoform X1; translation: MRTGGGVTVGAMATVVELKQALKEALEKRGVLGQIRANIRAEVFHALDDQSEPRPPLSRENLLINELVREYLEYNKYKYTASVLTAEAGQPEMPLDRQFLVKELNIVEDANAKSVPLLYGIISHFLCGGKEESTQSILKGSLLSYPRQNLGKLPTEQNQKDRIPEPGRMAGTSVEEPLVLQSINR